The Humulus lupulus chromosome 3, drHumLupu1.1, whole genome shotgun sequence genome window below encodes:
- the LOC133825152 gene encoding cytochrome P450 CYP94D108-like — MVIFLKLFPCLLITFTIYLYFQSSAKKISKSTGFKTYPLVGILPELLKNHHRFLDWTTEVLTDCPRNTAILRCSRKAKDVMTANPLLVEYMAKTNFDNYPKGHQFTSHLVDLFGKSGLFTSDGKMWKMQRKTTSHEFNTNTFKNFFLENVVLEIEKRLLPVLGAAAVSKSCPVLDLQDIFQRLGFDISFKMAFNVDLACLGGTHHESTVAGDEVIMTAYQDATKLSTNRFISPLWKVKKFLNLGSEKRLRESITTVHEFVDKIIRSRINKGGRGGGDDFLSRLMISANGIINSPEFLRDMTLAFILAAKDTMSTALTWLFWLVSSRPEIQHKILMELESIRIRYHKNIGEYSYSYEQLREMHYIHATITETMRLYPPVPIESRACLNDDVLPDGTVVGKNSTVTYNAYAMGRMESIWGKNCYEFRPERWLQDGVFRQESPYRYPIFHAGPRICLGKDIAYIQMKSIVAAVIDRFEIKVQKEGTCPEHMLSSLMLTFKGGLPVTIVERK, encoded by the coding sequence ATggttatttttctgaaattgttTCCGTGCCTTCTCATTACCTTCACCATCTACCTCTACTTCCAATCATCCGCCAAGAAAATCAGTAAATCTACTGGTTTCAAAACATACCCGCTAGTCGGAATACTACCTGAACTTTTAAAGAACCATCACAGATTTCTCGACTGGACCACGGAAGTCCTCACTGACTGCCCCAGAAACACCGCCATTCTCCGGTGTTCTAGAAAAGCTAAGGATGTCATGACAGCAAACCCTTTGCTTGTTGAGTACATGGCCAAAACAAACTTCGATAACTACCCTAAAGGACACCAATTCACTTCCCATTTAGTGGACCTTTTCGGTAAATCAGGTTTGTTTACCTCCGACGGGAAAATGTGGAAGATGCAGCGGAAAACGACAAGCCACGAGTTTAACACCAACACATTTAAAAACTTCTTTCTGGAAAACGTCGTTCTTGAGATTGAAAAGAGGTTGCTCCCGGTTTTGGGAGCAGCGGCTGTATCCAAATCGTGTCCAGTTTTAGATTTACAAGACATTTTTCAACGGCTTGGATTCGATATTTCATTTAAGATGGCTTTCAACGTTGACTTAGCTTGTCTTGGGGGTACTCATCACGAATCCACTGTCGCCGGCGATGAGGTAATCATGACTGCTTACCAGGACGCTACCAAATTAAGCACCAACAGATTCATTTCACCACTGTGGAAGGTGAAGAAGTTTTTAAACTTGGGCTCAGAAAAACGGCTGAGGGAATCAATTACAACGGTGCATGAATTTGTGGACAAAATCATACGGTCTAGAATCAATAAAGGAGGACGGGGAGGAGGAGACGATTTTCTTTCCCGATTAATGATCAGTGCTAATGGAATTATTAACTCGCCCGAGTTTCTCCGAGATATGACCCTGGCTTTTATTCTCGCGGCAAAAGATACTATGTCAACAGCATTAACCTGGTTGTTTTGGCTCGTATCATCCAGACCAGAAATCCAGCATAAAATCTTGATGGAGCTCGAATCAATTCGGATACGATATCATAAAAATATCGGAGAATATTCATATAGCTACGAACAGCTACGAGAAATGCACTATATACATGCTACGATTACGGAAACCATGAGACTTTACCCTCCTGTACCAATCGAATCGAGAGCTTGCCTGAACGACGACGTATTACCGGATGGAACAGTGGTAGGAAAGAACTCAACAGTGACGTACAATGCCTACGCAATGGGAAGAATGGAGAGCATTTGGGGCAAAAATTGCTATGAGTTTCGGCCAGAGAGGTGGCTTCAAGACGGTGTTTTTAGGCAAGAAAGTCCGTATCGTTATCCCATATTCCATGCAGGCCCGAGAATATGTCTCGGAAAAGATATAGCTTATATTCAGATGAAGTCTATTGTAGCTGCTGTAATTGACCGGTTCGAGATAAAGGTGCAGAAAGAGGGCACGTGCCCAGAGCACATGTTGTCTTCGTTGATGCTTACATTCAAAGGTGGGCTGCCCGTAACAATTGTGGAAAGGAAATAG